The Ralstonia pickettii DTP0602 genome segment TGGATGCGCACGTCGCGGCGCGGGTCGAGCCGGTGCAGGCCGTAGGCGCTGAGCACGTGGGCGGTGTTGCGCAGTTCGGCCGACAGCTCCACGCCGGTGGCACCGGCGCCGATGATGGCCACATCCACGCGCGGGCGGCCATCTTCACCCATGCGCCCGCGCCCGTTCTGCGCGCGCACGCAGGCCGCGATCAGCCGCTTGCGGAAGCGTTCGGCCTGCGCCACGGTGTCGAGCGCGATGGCATGGTCGGCCGCGCCGGGCACGCCGAAGAAATGCGTGACGCAGCCGATCGCCAGCACCAGCGTGTCATAGGGCAACTCGCGCGCCGGCAGCAGCTCGGCGCCGTCCTGGTCGAAGCAGGCCGAGACCGCAATGGTCTTGCGGGTGCGGTCGATGCCGGTCAGCTCGCCCTGCTGGAACTCGAAATGATGCCAGCGCGCCTGCGCCGCATATTCCAGCTGGTGCGTGTTGGGATCCATGCTGCCGGCAGCGACTTCGTGCAGCAGCGGTTTCCAGATATGGGTCGGCAGGCGGTCCACCAGCACCACCTGCGCCGCGCCCTTGCGGCCGAGCTTGTCGCCCAGCCTGGTTACCAGTTCCAGCCCTCCTGCCCCGCCGCCGACAACAACGATGCGGTGCGCCTTTGCTTCTGTCATGGTCTACCCGATGCGTTTTGGAAATCTTTGCCTGAGGCATTTCCACAGTCTGCTGCATCGCAGCATGCCTTGCAAGCCGCAAAGCCCGACTCAGCAGTCGCTACATTCGATACCGCCACGCACGAGGCAGGTGGGCCGGGCGGCCTTCAGTGCGCTTCTTCCCAGTTCGCGCCGCTGCCGACCTCGGCCACCAGCGGCACGCGCAAATCCGCCACCGTGCACATCAGTTCCGGCAGCCGCACCCTGACCAGCTCCAGCTCGTGCTCCGGCACCTCCAGCACCAGTTCATCGTGGACCTGCATGATCTGGCGCGTCTGCAGGCCGTCGCGCTCCAGCCATCCCTGCACCGCGATCATCGACAGCTTGATCAGGTCGGCGGCGGTACCCTGCATCGGCGCGTTGATGGCGGCGCGCTCGGCGGCCTGCCGGCGCGGGCCGCTGCCGCCGTTGATGTCGGGTAGCCACAGCCGGCGGCCGAACACGGTCTCGACATAGCCCTGCTCGCGCGCGGTCTGCCGGGTTTCTTCCATGTAGTGGGCCACGCCGGGGTAGCGCATGAAGTAGCGGTCGATATAGTGCTTGGCGGCCTCGCGCTCGATGCCCAGGTTGCTGGCCAGCCCGAACGCGCTCATGCCGTAGATCAGCCCGAAGTTGATCACCTTGGCATAGCGGCGCTGCTCGCTGCTGACCGCGTCGCGCTCCACGCCGAAGATCTCGGCGGCGGTGGCGCGGTGGATGTCCTCGCCGTTAGCGAAGGCGCGCAGCAGGTTCTCGTCGCCCGAGATATGGGCCATGATGCGCAACTCGATCTGCGAGTAGTCGGCCGACACGATCACGCTTCCCGGCTCGGCAATAAAGGCTTCGCGGATGCGGCGGCCTTCCTCGGTGCGCACCGGGATGTTCTGCAGGTTGGGCTCGGTCGACGCCAGCCGGCCAGTCACCGCGGTGGCCTGCCCGTAGCTGGTGTGGACGCGCCCGGTGCGCGCGTTGACCATCCTGGGCAGCTTGTCGGTATAGGTGGACTTGAGCTTGGACAGGCCGCGGTAGTCCAGCAGCAGCTTGGGCAACGGATAGTCCTCGGCCAGCTTCTGCAGCACCTCTTCGTCGGTCGACGGCGCGCCGCTGGCGGTCTTCTTCACCACCGGCAGCTTCATCTGGCTGAACAGGATCTCGCCGATCTGCTTGGGCGAGCCCAGGTTGAACGGCTGGCCCGCGGCCTCGTACGCGGACTGCTCCAGCGCCAGCATGCGCTGGCCCAGCTCGGCGCTCTGCGCGGCCAGGCGCTCGGCGTCGATCAGCACGCCATTGCGCTCGATCTTCTGCAGCACCACCGAGACCGGCATCTCGATCTCTTCGTACACGCGGCGCAGGCCGGCCGCGGCCTCGACCTGCGGGAGCATCTTGCGGTGCAGGCGCAGCGTTACGTCGGCGTCTTCGGCGGCGTACTCGGTGGCGCGCGCCAGGTCGATCTGGTCAAAGCAGATCTGGCCGGCGCCCTTGCCGCACACCTCTTCATAGGTGATGGTCTTCAGGCTGAGCAGGCGCTCGGCCAGGCTGTCCATGCCGTGGTTGCGGTGCGAGGCCAGCACGTAGCTCTGCAGCATGGTGTCGTGGAGCACGCCGCGCAGCGTCACGCCGTGGTTGGCGAAGACGTGGATGTCGTACTTGAGGTTCTGGCCCAGCTTGGGGCGGCTGGCATCCTCGAGCCACGCGCGCATGCGCTCCAGCACGAATTCGCGCGAGAGCTGGCCGTGGTCGGGCAGCCCGGCCACGTCCGGCCCGCGGTGCGCCACCGGGATATAGCAGGCCTCGCCCGGGTCGGCCGACAGCGAGATGCCGACCAGCTGCGCCTGCATCGGGTCGAGCGAGGTGGTTTCGGTATCGATCGCCACCAGCGGCGCGGCTTCGATGCGCCGCATCCAGTCCTCGAGCATGCCTTGGGTGGTGACGGTCTCGTAGCGGATCTCGGTCGGCGCGGCCTCGTCCGCCGGCTGCGCCTGGGCTTCGCTTGCAGCCGCCGGGGCATCGAACAGGCCACCCTGCGCCGGCGCCGTGGCCGCGGCGCGGGCGCGGGCCTGGGCGCGCGCATCGGGCAGGCTCTCGCCGGTCGCTTCGCGCAGCCAGCTCTTGAAGCCGTAGCGCGAGAAGAACGCCACCAGTTTTTCCTTGTCTTCGCCGGCTTCGCGCAGCGCGTGGAAATCCGCCACCGCGGCGCTCAGGTCGCAGTCGGTCTTGACCGTGACCAGCTTGCGCGCCATCGGCAGCCATTCCAGCGTATTGCGCAGGTTCTCGCCCACCACGCCCTTGATGCCGGGCGCGGCGGCCATCACGCCGTCGAGCGAACCATGCTCTGCCAGCCATTTGACCGCGGTCTTGGGGCCGACCTTGGGCACGCCAGGCACGTTGTCGACCGCATCGCCGATCAGCGACAGGTAGTCGATGATGCGCTCGGGCGGCACGCCGAACTTGGCCACCACACCGGGGGGATCGAGGACCTCGCCGCTCATGGTATTGACCAGCGTGACCTGGTCGTTGACCAGCTGCGCCAGGTCCTTGTCGCCGGTGGACACCACCGTGCGCACGCCCTGCTCGGCGGCCTGGCGCGACAGCGTACCGATCACGTCGTCGGCCTCGACACCGTCCACCACCACGATCGGCCAGCCCAGTGCGCGCACGGCTTCATGGATCGGCTCGATCTGGCGCGCCAGGTCTTCCGGCATGGACGGGCGGTGCTCCTTGTAGGCCGGATACATGTCGTCGCGGAAGGTCTTGCCCTTTGCGTCGAATACGCAAGCGCTATACTCTGCCGGGTAATCGTTGCGCAGCTTGCGCAGCATGTTGATCATGCCGTAGATTGCCCCTGTGGGCAGACCCTCTCCATTCCTCAGGTCCGGCAGAGCGTGATAAGCGCGATACAAATAGCTCGATCCATCGACGAGCAAGAGTGTTTTTGGACTATCCGACATTCCCATGGACTCAAAATTGACTGGTGCCGCTGCAGGCGGTGCTTCGACCGCCCCCCTTGCTGACCCGGATGTTTCCGATATCTCCGGCGATACCGTACAACCCCCGCCGGAGGCTGCTTCCGAACACGCCGCAGCCGTAGCCGCCGCAGCCGATGCCGCCGCCGCGGGCCATCCGCCCGAAGTGGCGGCTGAAAAGGCCGCCGCGGCGGCCGCGCGTGCCAATCCGCGCAAGATGATTCCCAGCCTGCGTGCGCTGGCCGACGAAGACCGCGCTACCGCAAAGAAGGCGCGCGCTTCGTGGCAAATGTTCACGATTATGGCAGAGTTCATCGAGGCGACCGAGTACCTCTCCGAGATCCGCCCGGCCGTGTCGATCTACGGCAGCGCACGCCTGCGCGAGGATTCGCCCTACTACCAACGCACCATCGAGATCGCGCGGTTGTTCTCCGATGCCGGCTTTGCCGTGATCTCGGGTGGCGGTCCGGGCATCATGGAAGCGGCCAACAAGGGCGCGCACGCCGGCAAGTC includes the following:
- a CDS encoding hypothetical protein (K06966: K06966) yields the protein MDSKLTGAAAGGASTAPLADPDVSDISGDTVQPPPEAASEHAAAVAAAADAAAAGHPPEVAAEKAAAAAARANPRKMIPSLRALADEDRATAKKARASWQMFTIMAEFIEATEYLSEIRPAVSIYGSARLREDSPYYQRTIEIARLFSDAGFAVISGGGPGIMEAANKGAHAGKSASVGLNIELPHEQQGNPYQDIAMRFRHFFTRKVTFVKNSDAFIVMPGGFGTLDELAEVLTLVQTGKSRSVPVIMFGSRFWKGLLDWFRFTLLPMGLIAEHDLDLMKIVDEPHEVLEAVYDYYERRGGDKPIPPKEEMFYL
- a CDS encoding DNA polymerase I (K02335: DPO1, polA; DNA polymerase I [EC:2.7.7.7]); translated protein: MSDSPKTLLLVDGSSYLYRAYHALPDLRNGEGLPTGAIYGMINMLRKLRNDYPAEYSACVFDAKGKTFRDDMYPAYKEHRPSMPEDLARQIEPIHEAVRALGWPIVVVDGVEADDVIGTLSRQAAEQGVRTVVSTGDKDLAQLVNDQVTLVNTMSGEVLDPPGVVAKFGVPPERIIDYLSLIGDAVDNVPGVPKVGPKTAVKWLAEHGSLDGVMAAAPGIKGVVGENLRNTLEWLPMARKLVTVKTDCDLSAAVADFHALREAGEDKEKLVAFFSRYGFKSWLREATGESLPDARAQARARAAATAPAQGGLFDAPAAASEAQAQPADEAAPTEIRYETVTTQGMLEDWMRRIEAAPLVAIDTETTSLDPMQAQLVGISLSADPGEACYIPVAHRGPDVAGLPDHGQLSREFVLERMRAWLEDASRPKLGQNLKYDIHVFANHGVTLRGVLHDTMLQSYVLASHRNHGMDSLAERLLSLKTITYEEVCGKGAGQICFDQIDLARATEYAAEDADVTLRLHRKMLPQVEAAAGLRRVYEEIEMPVSVVLQKIERNGVLIDAERLAAQSAELGQRMLALEQSAYEAAGQPFNLGSPKQIGEILFSQMKLPVVKKTASGAPSTDEEVLQKLAEDYPLPKLLLDYRGLSKLKSTYTDKLPRMVNARTGRVHTSYGQATAVTGRLASTEPNLQNIPVRTEEGRRIREAFIAEPGSVIVSADYSQIELRIMAHISGDENLLRAFANGEDIHRATAAEIFGVERDAVSSEQRRYAKVINFGLIYGMSAFGLASNLGIEREAAKHYIDRYFMRYPGVAHYMEETRQTAREQGYVETVFGRRLWLPDINGGSGPRRQAAERAAINAPMQGTAADLIKLSMIAVQGWLERDGLQTRQIMQVHDELVLEVPEHELELVRVRLPELMCTVADLRVPLVAEVGSGANWEEAH